Proteins found in one Seonamhaeicola sp. S2-3 genomic segment:
- a CDS encoding GNAT family N-acyltransferase yields the protein MSKQQDSGLVNAKEVAKAIQLGKYGFIGTFIGWVLMKVLKISTLNKIYKRNKHLTKLDFLNGILNDFQIKFEIPEEDLKRLPKDGAYITISNHPLGGIDGILLLKLMLEQRSDFKIIANFLLHRIAPLKPYIMPVNPFEDRKDAASSIAGFKNAIIHLRNGHPLGIFPAGEVSTYRDGKLVVDKPWEEAAIKLIKKAEVPIVPIYFHAKNSKLFYKLSKISDTFRTAKLPSELLTQKRRTIKVRIGRPILVKDQKEYNSLNDFSEFIRKKTYMLANAFEDKSKILDKIPSTLKTPKPPKRIVTPIETNVMQQEVEALRKADLRLLQSKNYEVFLAAADKIPNILREIGRLREITFREVGEGTNEAIDLDTFDTYYHHMFLWDNDTKVIVGAYRMGLGSKIFARYGINGFYLQDLFRFEPELYKMMSESIEMGRAFIIKAYQQKPMPLFLLWKGIVHTTLRYPEHNYLIGGVSISNQFSKFSKSLMIEFMKSHYYDPYLAQYVRPKKEFKVKLKDADKDFVFDESKADLNKFDKIIDEIEPGALRLPVLLKKYIKQNARLVAFNVDPLFNNSVDGLMYIKIADLPESTVRPVMEEFQAELEAKLTATKNE from the coding sequence ATGAGCAAACAACAAGATTCTGGACTTGTAAACGCTAAAGAAGTAGCCAAAGCCATTCAATTAGGTAAATATGGTTTTATTGGTACGTTTATAGGTTGGGTTTTAATGAAAGTGCTTAAAATTTCTACTCTAAACAAAATATACAAACGCAATAAACATTTAACTAAACTAGACTTTTTAAATGGTATTTTAAATGATTTTCAAATTAAATTTGAAATACCTGAAGAAGACTTAAAACGACTTCCAAAAGATGGCGCTTACATTACCATTTCTAATCATCCTTTAGGAGGTATTGATGGTATTTTACTTTTAAAATTAATGTTAGAACAGCGCTCCGATTTTAAAATTATAGCCAACTTTTTACTACACCGTATAGCGCCTTTAAAGCCTTATATAATGCCTGTAAATCCGTTTGAAGACAGAAAAGACGCTGCATCAAGTATTGCTGGTTTTAAAAATGCCATTATTCATTTACGCAATGGGCACCCCTTAGGAATTTTTCCTGCTGGCGAAGTTTCTACTTACCGAGACGGTAAATTGGTTGTAGATAAACCTTGGGAAGAAGCTGCTATTAAACTAATTAAAAAAGCAGAAGTACCCATTGTTCCCATTTATTTTCATGCAAAAAACAGCAAACTTTTTTACAAGCTTTCTAAAATAAGTGATACGTTTAGAACCGCTAAATTGCCTTCGGAATTACTTACTCAAAAACGAAGAACTATTAAAGTTAGAATAGGAAGACCTATTTTAGTTAAAGACCAAAAAGAATACAATTCTTTAAACGATTTTTCAGAATTTATTAGAAAGAAAACCTACATGCTTGCTAATGCTTTTGAAGACAAATCTAAAATACTAGATAAAATTCCCTCAACTTTAAAAACCCCAAAACCTCCAAAACGTATTGTTACTCCTATTGAAACAAACGTTATGCAACAGGAAGTTGAAGCGCTTAGAAAAGCCGATTTAAGACTGTTACAAAGCAAAAATTACGAGGTGTTTTTAGCAGCAGCCGATAAAATACCTAACATTCTTAGAGAAATAGGTAGATTACGTGAAATTACCTTTAGAGAAGTTGGTGAAGGCACCAATGAAGCCATAGACCTTGATACTTTTGACACCTACTACCACCACATGTTTTTATGGGATAATGACACCAAAGTTATTGTAGGTGCCTACCGTATGGGATTGGGCTCTAAAATATTTGCGCGTTATGGTATTAACGGTTTCTATTTACAAGATTTATTTAGGTTTGAACCCGAGCTTTATAAAATGATGAGCGAATCTATAGAAATGGGACGCGCCTTTATTATTAAAGCCTATCAACAAAAACCTATGCCCTTATTTTTACTTTGGAAAGGCATTGTACACACCACATTACGCTACCCAGAACACAACTATTTAATTGGTGGTGTGAGTATTAGTAATCAGTTTTCAAAATTTTCAAAGTCATTAATGATTGAGTTTATGAAATCTCATTACTATGATCCCTATTTAGCGCAATACGTAAGGCCTAAAAAAGAGTTTAAAGTAAAACTGAAAGATGCCGATAAAGATTTTGTTTTTGATGAAAGTAAAGCAGACCTAAACAAGTTTGATAAAATTATAGATGAAATAGAACCAGGAGCACTTAGGCTCCCGGTATTACTTAAAAAGTATATTAAACAAAATGCACGTTTAGTTGCTTTTAATGTAGACCCGCTTTTTAATAACTCTGTAGACGGCTTAATGTATATTAAAATTGCCGACTTACCCGAAAGCACCGTGCGCCCTGTAATGGAAGAGTTTCAGGCAGAGTTAGAAGCTAAACTAACAGCTACAAAAAACGAATAG
- a CDS encoding DUF883 domain-containing protein, translating to MSDEKNLSDDLNDMLGDAKEGAKKTADKAGEKAKEFAKEAKEAASEFAGDAKEVLSDGKNVAIIAHIHLIGWIIALIMNSNNKTELGSFYIRQMLGLVLLSFLGIIPIIGWILLIVIFVAWVMSLVNALGGKMKPTFLLGDKFQEWFSSL from the coding sequence ATGTCTGACGAAAAGAATTTAAGCGACGACCTAAACGATATGTTAGGAGATGCCAAAGAAGGCGCTAAAAAAACTGCCGATAAAGCAGGTGAAAAGGCAAAAGAATTTGCTAAAGAAGCCAAAGAGGCTGCTTCTGAGTTTGCAGGTGATGCAAAAGAAGTTTTAAGCGATGGTAAGAATGTAGCCATAATAGCACATATCCATTTAATCGGATGGATTATTGCATTAATTATGAATAGTAATAATAAAACAGAGTTAGGCTCATTTTATATTAGGCAAATGTTAGGATTAGTTCTATTGAGTTTTTTAGGAATTATTCCTATTATTGGCTGGATTTTGCTAATTGTAATTTTTGTTGCTTGGGTAATGAGTTTGGTAAATGCTTTAGGAGGTAAAATGAAACCAACATTTTTGTTAGGAGATAAATTTCAAGAATGGTTTAGTTCTTTATAA
- a CDS encoding sulfite exporter TauE/SafE family protein produces the protein MGIAEILQSYNLSLLKWVAIAIAAFVLGLSKSGIKGIGIIIILILAFVFGEKASTGILLPMLISADVLAVSYYNRHAQWKFIKLLLPWMVIGVLVGVWVGDAISEVLFKQVMAIIVISSVLIMWYFEKRKSTTVPQNKVFSSSMGFLSGFTTMVGNLAGPVSNIYFLAMRLPKNQFIGTAAWLFFIINVFKLPFHFFVWKTVSKDTLVLNLILFPVVAIGFFMGARVVKLISNAKYRHFIIIVTAIGGIIMLFR, from the coding sequence TTGGGAATAGCAGAAATTCTTCAATCATATAATTTATCACTTTTAAAATGGGTAGCTATTGCAATAGCTGCCTTTGTTTTGGGCTTGTCTAAATCAGGAATTAAAGGTATTGGCATTATTATTATTTTAATATTAGCCTTTGTTTTTGGTGAAAAAGCATCAACAGGAATATTATTACCTATGCTTATTAGTGCCGATGTTTTAGCAGTAAGTTATTACAATAGGCACGCCCAATGGAAATTTATTAAACTACTTTTACCCTGGATGGTAATTGGCGTTTTAGTAGGAGTTTGGGTAGGTGATGCCATTTCTGAAGTACTGTTTAAACAAGTAATGGCTATTATAGTTATAAGTTCTGTTTTAATTATGTGGTATTTTGAAAAAAGAAAATCAACAACAGTACCACAAAACAAAGTGTTTTCATCTTCTATGGGTTTTTTGTCTGGGTTTACCACCATGGTAGGAAACTTAGCAGGACCAGTTTCAAATATTTATTTTTTAGCCATGAGGTTGCCTAAAAACCAGTTTATAGGTACAGCAGCGTGGTTATTTTTTATTATAAATGTATTTAAACTGCCATTCCACTTTTTTGTATGGAAAACGGTTTCTAAAGATACACTTGTTTTAAATTTAATATTATTTCCGGTGGTGGCTATTGGTTTTTTTATGGGAGCCAGAGTGGTAAAGTTAATTTCTAATGCAAAGTATAGGCACTTTATAATTATTGTTACTGCTATAGGAGGTATTATTATGTTATTTAGATAA
- a CDS encoding VOC family protein, with protein MKRVTGIGGLFFKTKNPKATKDWYKKHLGFNTDDYGCTFWGKDKEGNDNSTQWSPFPEDTKYFEPSKKDFMFNYRVENLHELIKTLKEEGVTVIGEIEEYDYGKFGWILDNDGNKIELWEPVDAAFK; from the coding sequence ATGAAAAGAGTAACAGGAATAGGTGGGCTATTTTTTAAAACAAAAAACCCAAAAGCCACAAAAGATTGGTACAAAAAACACTTAGGGTTTAATACCGATGATTACGGATGTACCTTTTGGGGGAAAGATAAAGAAGGAAATGATAACTCTACACAGTGGAGTCCGTTTCCTGAAGATACCAAATATTTTGAGCCTTCAAAAAAAGACTTTATGTTTAATTATCGTGTTGAAAATTTACATGAATTAATTAAAACATTAAAAGAAGAAGGTGTAACCGTAATAGGAGAAATTGAAGAATACGATTACGGTAAATTTGGATGGATTTTAGATAACGATGGTAATAAAATTGAACTTTGGGAGCCCGTTGATGCAGCTTTTAAATAA
- a CDS encoding VOC family protein yields MKLGAFSTSLSVKDIKASKTFYETLGFSVFAGAIEQNYLIMKNGNALIGLFQGMFEQNILTFNPGWDENANAVKSFDDVRAIQKHLKNHNIKLEREADENTSGPASIVMYDPDGNTILIDQHI; encoded by the coding sequence ATGAAATTAGGTGCATTTTCAACAAGTCTTAGTGTAAAAGACATTAAAGCCTCAAAAACATTTTATGAAACACTAGGGTTTAGTGTTTTTGCTGGTGCTATAGAGCAAAATTATTTAATAATGAAAAATGGTAATGCGCTCATTGGTTTATTTCAAGGTATGTTTGAACAAAACATTTTAACTTTTAATCCTGGTTGGGATGAAAACGCCAATGCTGTTAAATCTTTTGATGATGTAAGAGCCATTCAAAAACATTTAAAAAATCATAATATTAAGTTAGAAAGAGAAGCTGACGAGAACACTTCTGGTCCAGCAAGTATTGTTATGTATGACCCCGACGGAAATACCATACTTATAGATCAACACATTTAA
- a CDS encoding DUF1801 domain-containing protein, producing MQYQATSPDDYISQVPEDRQNALKNLRKTIKDNLPKGFEEGIQYGMIGYYVPHTIYPSGYHCNPKEPLPFMSFASQKNSVNLYHSGIYSNPELHDWFVKEYPKHCKRKLDMGKSCIRFKKIDEIPFELIGKLAKKITVEEWINIYETAIKKK from the coding sequence ATGCAATACCAAGCCACATCACCAGACGATTATATTAGTCAAGTTCCTGAAGACAGACAAAACGCTCTAAAAAACTTAAGAAAAACAATTAAAGATAATTTACCAAAAGGGTTTGAAGAAGGTATTCAGTATGGAATGATTGGGTATTATGTGCCACACACTATATACCCTAGTGGATATCATTGTAATCCTAAAGAGCCACTGCCTTTTATGAGTTTTGCATCGCAGAAAAATTCAGTCAATCTTTATCATAGTGGCATTTATTCAAACCCAGAATTACACGATTGGTTTGTGAAAGAATACCCTAAACATTGCAAACGTAAATTAGATATGGGGAAGAGTTGCATTAGGTTTAAAAAGATTGATGAAATACCATTTGAATTAATAGGCAAATTAGCAAAAAAAATAACTGTAGAAGAATGGATAAACATTTATGAAACAGCCATTAAAAAGAAATAA
- a CDS encoding DUF4199 domain-containing protein: MKSTIFKYGLYGLLVGLIIFLIHLTLGKDLSYSTNEILGYISIFISLSFVFFGIKHYRDNVNNGVISLGKALIIGVFISVLVAIGIGIADFIYTQFINPDWFENYYQMMRDAGKENEIIEMSSLNASIFMVTLVTVIGFIISLISGLILQRK, encoded by the coding sequence ATGAAATCAACAATTTTTAAGTACGGGTTATACGGTTTATTAGTAGGCTTAATTATTTTCTTAATTCATTTAACACTAGGGAAAGATTTAAGCTATTCTACCAACGAAATTTTAGGGTATATATCTATTTTTATATCGCTGTCCTTTGTTTTCTTCGGTATAAAGCATTACAGAGATAACGTTAATAATGGTGTTATTTCTTTAGGGAAAGCTTTAATAATAGGAGTGTTTATTTCTGTTTTAGTTGCAATAGGTATTGGTATAGCAGATTTTATTTATACCCAATTTATAAACCCCGATTGGTTTGAAAATTATTATCAAATGATGCGAGATGCAGGAAAGGAAAATGAAATAATAGAAATGTCTAGCCTTAACGCCAGCATATTTATGGTTACATTAGTTACTGTTATCGGGTTTATAATATCTTTAATTTCAGGATTAATACTTCAACGTAAATAA
- a CDS encoding response regulator transcription factor, whose translation MKKTVLVFSVLIFAILLLFQISKYAVLSGSLKIEIIIGVIAIVFLIIGIYINKKSLSKNELVSTEIDYEKISELEITKREYEVLQAISEGLSNKEIGNKLYLSESTIKTHVSNLLVKLNAKRRTQALQIAKDYKII comes from the coding sequence ATGAAAAAAACCGTTCTTGTTTTTTCTGTACTCATTTTTGCTATACTACTACTGTTTCAAATAAGTAAGTATGCAGTGCTTTCTGGTAGTCTAAAAATAGAAATAATAATAGGGGTTATAGCTATAGTTTTTTTAATTATTGGCATTTATATCAATAAAAAAAGCCTTAGTAAAAATGAGTTAGTTTCTACAGAAATAGATTATGAAAAGATTTCAGAATTAGAAATTACAAAACGAGAATATGAGGTTTTACAGGCTATTTCAGAAGGCTTATCAAATAAAGAAATAGGTAATAAATTATATCTTTCAGAAAGCACTATAAAAACACACGTATCTAACTTACTGGTTAAACTAAATGCTAAAAGACGCACACAGGCATTACAAATTGCTAAAGATTATAAAATTATTTAA
- a CDS encoding 2-hydroxyacid dehydrogenase: MKVLHLDTNHELLISQLNNLGFTNHEDYSSSKEAIEAKISEYEGIVIRSRFTIDKQFLDAATNLKFIGRVGAGLENIDCDYAKSKGVYLISAPEGNRNAVGEHALGMLLSLFNKLNKADAEVRNGKWLREENRGIELDGRTVGLIGYGNMGKAFAKKLRGFDVNVLCYDIKDNVGDDNAKQVSLKEFQQKVDVLSLHTPQTPLTLGMVNSEFINKFKKPFWLINTARGKSVVTSDLVSALKTGKILGAGLDVLEYEKASFESLFSTEMPEAFKYLIKAENVLLSPHVAGWTVESKEKLAQTIVNKIKAKFC, encoded by the coding sequence ATGAAAGTTCTTCACTTAGACACCAATCACGAGTTACTTATTAGTCAACTAAATAATTTAGGTTTTACAAATCATGAAGATTATTCATCTTCAAAAGAAGCTATTGAAGCTAAAATTTCAGAATATGAAGGTATTGTTATTCGTAGTAGATTTACCATAGATAAACAATTTTTAGATGCTGCCACTAACCTAAAATTTATAGGAAGAGTTGGAGCAGGTTTAGAAAACATAGATTGTGATTATGCCAAATCAAAAGGCGTTTACTTAATTTCTGCCCCAGAAGGTAATAGAAACGCAGTTGGAGAGCATGCTTTGGGCATGTTACTATCGCTCTTTAACAAACTTAATAAAGCCGATGCTGAGGTTAGAAATGGCAAATGGCTAAGAGAAGAAAACCGTGGTATAGAGTTAGACGGTAGAACTGTTGGGCTTATTGGCTACGGCAATATGGGTAAAGCATTTGCAAAAAAATTAAGAGGGTTTGATGTTAACGTGTTGTGTTATGATATTAAAGACAATGTTGGCGATGATAACGCTAAACAAGTTAGCCTAAAAGAATTTCAACAAAAGGTTGATGTGCTTAGTTTACACACGCCTCAAACACCTTTAACTTTAGGTATGGTGAACTCAGAATTTATCAATAAGTTTAAAAAACCATTTTGGTTAATTAATACAGCAAGAGGTAAAAGTGTAGTAACTTCAGATTTAGTTTCGGCATTAAAAACAGGGAAAATATTAGGTGCTGGATTAGATGTTTTAGAGTATGAAAAAGCCTCTTTTGAAAGTTTATTTTCTACAGAAATGCCAGAAGCTTTTAAATATTTAATTAAAGCTGAAAACGTATTATTATCACCTCATGTAGCTGGTTGGACGGTAGAAAGTAAAGAAAAATTAGCACAAACCATTGTAAACAAAATAAAAGCTAAATTTTGTTAA
- the mgtE gene encoding magnesium transporter: protein MSEERDNIQQFEVTEELLEQVKTLVEEQNNKELQKLLKEFHYADIAEILDELNLEEAIYVIKLLDSETTSDILVELDEDTRERVLKNLSAKEIAEEVEELDTDDAADMIAELPESRQHEVISNIEDEEHKEEIKELLKYEEGTAGALMAKELVKVYETWTVAGCLRRIRGQAKEVTRVHSIYVVTKDEKLIGRLSLKDLIVAKSDQKIADIYISNVDYVNVNEDAEEIAKIMAKYDLEAIPVIESDDNKVLLGRITIDDIVDVLKEEAERDYQMAAGITADVDSDDSIFELTRARLPWLFLGLIGGVGSFLIMEGFHEAFKEYAVLFFFTPLIAAMAGNVGVQSSAIIVQGLANDDVKGSVNSRLLKEMLLAMLNGVILAAFLFIFVWIYGGEMNKALAVSVSLVAVIIIAGLIGTFVPLFLDKRGIDPAIATGPFITTSNDILGILLYFSIAKLILGI from the coding sequence TTGTCTGAAGAAAGAGATAACATACAACAATTTGAGGTTACAGAAGAACTTTTAGAGCAAGTTAAAACACTTGTTGAAGAACAAAACAACAAGGAATTACAAAAGCTTTTAAAAGAGTTTCATTATGCCGATATAGCCGAAATTTTAGATGAACTTAATCTAGAAGAGGCTATATATGTTATAAAACTTCTAGATTCTGAAACAACTTCAGATATTTTGGTGGAGTTAGATGAGGATACCAGAGAAAGGGTATTAAAAAACTTATCTGCCAAAGAAATTGCTGAAGAGGTAGAAGAATTAGATACCGATGATGCTGCCGACATGATTGCCGAACTTCCTGAATCGCGTCAGCATGAAGTAATCTCAAATATTGAAGATGAAGAGCATAAAGAGGAAATTAAAGAGCTCTTAAAATATGAAGAAGGCACTGCAGGAGCACTTATGGCTAAAGAGCTTGTAAAAGTTTACGAAACCTGGACCGTTGCGGGGTGTTTACGTAGAATTAGAGGGCAAGCCAAAGAAGTAACCAGAGTACACTCCATTTATGTGGTTACTAAAGATGAAAAACTTATTGGGCGTTTATCTCTTAAAGATTTAATAGTAGCCAAAAGCGATCAAAAAATAGCAGATATTTATATATCTAACGTAGATTATGTAAATGTAAACGAAGATGCCGAAGAGATTGCCAAAATTATGGCTAAATACGATTTAGAAGCCATTCCTGTTATTGAAAGCGACGATAATAAAGTACTATTAGGACGCATAACCATTGATGATATTGTAGATGTTTTAAAAGAAGAAGCAGAAAGAGACTATCAAATGGCAGCAGGTATTACTGCCGATGTAGATTCTGATGACAGTATTTTCGAACTTACTAGAGCCCGCTTACCATGGCTATTTTTAGGATTAATTGGTGGTGTAGGTTCCTTTTTAATTATGGAAGGTTTCCATGAGGCATTTAAAGAATATGCCGTATTATTCTTTTTTACCCCACTTATTGCAGCCATGGCAGGAAATGTTGGGGTGCAATCAAGTGCTATTATTGTTCAAGGACTTGCTAACGATGATGTAAAAGGAAGTGTTAATAGCAGACTTTTAAAAGAAATGCTTTTAGCAATGCTTAATGGTGTTATTTTAGCTGCGTTTTTATTCATATTTGTTTGGATATATGGAGGCGAAATGAATAAAGCCTTAGCCGTTTCAGTGTCATTAGTAGCTGTTATTATTATTGCAGGTTTAATAGGAACTTTTGTGCCTTTATTTTTAGATAAACGCGGTATAGACCCAGCTATTGCTACCGGACCATTTATTACCACCAGCAACGATATTTTAGGTATTTTACTTTATTTTTCTATTGCCAAACTTATTTTAGGTATTTAA
- the rsmA gene encoding 16S rRNA (adenine(1518)-N(6)/adenine(1519)-N(6))-dimethyltransferase RsmA has protein sequence MASNQHQVKAKKYLGQHFLKDENIAKKIGDTLTLNGYKKVLEIGPGMGVLTKYLLEKDVETYVIEIDTESVAYLQAHYLNLAPRIIEKDFLKYNLSEVFGDDSFAITGNFPYNISSQIVFKALELRHQIPEFTGMFQKEVAKRICSKEGSKVYGILSVLTQAFYNAEYLFTVPPSVFNPPPKVDSGVLRLIRKTDYNLPCNEVLFFKVVKTAFQQRRKTLRNSLKTFNLSDNLKANSIFGKRPEQLSVTQFVELTLLIEKDV, from the coding sequence GTGGCTAGTAATCAACATCAAGTAAAGGCAAAAAAATATTTAGGGCAGCATTTTTTAAAAGACGAAAATATAGCCAAAAAAATAGGCGATACACTTACTTTAAATGGCTATAAAAAAGTACTAGAAATAGGTCCAGGAATGGGGGTGCTCACCAAATACCTTTTAGAAAAAGATGTTGAAACCTACGTTATAGAAATTGATACAGAATCGGTTGCGTATTTGCAAGCTCACTACCTTAATTTAGCACCCAGAATTATTGAGAAAGATTTCTTAAAATATAATTTAAGTGAAGTTTTTGGAGACGACTCTTTTGCCATTACAGGTAACTTTCCATATAACATTTCATCACAAATAGTATTTAAAGCCTTAGAGTTGCGTCATCAAATCCCAGAATTTACAGGGATGTTTCAAAAAGAAGTAGCAAAACGCATCTGTTCAAAAGAAGGCAGCAAAGTGTATGGTATTCTTTCGGTTTTAACCCAAGCTTTTTATAATGCCGAATATTTGTTTACCGTGCCACCATCGGTTTTTAACCCTCCACCAAAAGTAGATTCGGGCGTCTTAAGGCTCATTAGAAAAACAGATTACAACTTACCATGTAATGAGGTATTATTCTTTAAAGTGGTAAAAACAGCATTTCAGCAGCGTAGAAAAACACTTCGTAACAGTTTAAAAACATTCAATTTATCAGATAATTTAAAAGCAAATAGTATCTTTGGCAAGCGTCCGGAGCAATTAAGTGTTACACAGTTCGTAGAACTTACTTTATTAATTGAAAAAGATGTTTAA
- a CDS encoding GNAT family N-acetyltransferase translates to MKISKVDKVSDYVLNAIENLIPQLSSTSKIPTRTDLETIVNSNSTYLFIAEEDNNILGTLTLVFNKIPTGEKAWIEDVVVDKLARGKGVGKSLTQFAINYAISNGVTKIDLTSSPERVAANKLYQKLGFKKRTTNVYRYIAN, encoded by the coding sequence ATGAAAATATCTAAAGTAGATAAGGTAAGTGATTACGTTTTAAATGCTATAGAAAATTTAATTCCACAACTTTCGTCAACCAGCAAAATACCTACTAGAACAGATTTAGAAACTATAGTAAATTCTAATAGTACATACCTTTTTATTGCAGAAGAAGATAACAATATTTTAGGTACATTAACACTGGTGTTTAATAAAATACCCACCGGAGAAAAAGCTTGGATTGAAGATGTGGTGGTAGACAAATTAGCTAGAGGCAAAGGTGTTGGTAAAAGTTTAACACAATTTGCTATAAATTATGCCATTAGTAACGGGGTAACTAAAATAGACTTAACATCAAGTCCAGAAAGAGTTGCTGCTAATAAACTCTATCAAAAGTTAGGGTTTAAAAAAAGAACAACCAATGTTTATAGGTATATTGCCAATTAA
- a CDS encoding DUF4286 family protein has product MIIYNVTANIDESIHEEWLEWIKEHIPQVLGTGKFDKATLTRVLIEEETGGVTYSIQYRAYSREALDAYYKEDAQRLRADAQKRFADKMLAFRTELELVDEYFVNISPN; this is encoded by the coding sequence ATGATAATATACAACGTAACAGCAAATATAGATGAGTCTATTCATGAAGAATGGTTAGAGTGGATAAAAGAACATATTCCACAAGTATTAGGTACCGGTAAGTTTGATAAAGCCACATTAACGCGGGTTTTAATTGAAGAAGAAACAGGAGGCGTAACATATTCTATTCAGTACAGAGCCTATTCTCGAGAAGCACTAGACGCTTATTATAAAGAAGATGCACAACGCTTAAGAGCAGATGCTCAAAAAAGATTTGCAGACAAAATGTTAGCTTTTAGAACCGAACTAGAATTGGTAGATGAATACTTTGTAAACATTAGTCCTAACTAA